From Shewanella acanthi:
GAAACCCAAGTCCAGTCTTTAATGTTCCGTAAGTCTATTCCTCCCTTGGATATTCAAGAACGCTTCGGCACTGATGGCCAAACCGAGCTGATTCAATCACAACGTATTCGTCTGTCCGAGGGTGTACCTTTTGGCTACTACGGTAGCTGGACCCGCGATATTGGCGATATATACAACGAAGAAAACCTACTGAAGATGTCACGTATGGACATCTTCAGAATGTCAGGTATCGAACTCCATTCCTGCAAGGTGAAACAGTCGCTAACTGCCACCCTATCGAATGTCGATACAGCCATGCATTTAGAAATTCCAACCGGCAAACCGTTACTCGTACTGGATCGCTCTATGTACGATAAAGACGGCAAGCTGTTTGATCATATGTACGCCGTTTATCGCCCAGATCAATACCAGTTTGAGATGGAGTTTTCGGTTAGTTAGAAACTAAACACTGTTTATTGCTGTATCGGTGTGATAACAAAGGAAAGTGATATGTACGCGAAACCCGCTAAAGCTGTCAGCCTGTTGTTTACCTGCATTGGTTTAGCCTGCTCAGTATCGGCACAAAGCCTCAATGTAACCCTATCGGGACTGCAATCGGATCAAGGCAAGCTAGTCGTTCGAGTCTATAACAGTGATAAACAGTGGTTGTCCGATAAACCCAATGAGATTTATAAGCTGCACACCATCAATCTTAAGGATCAGGTGAAAGATGAAAAGCTGGAGTTTAGCTTAGATCTACCTGACGGTGATTATGCCCTGTCAGTATTCCAAGATAAGGATGAAGACGGCGCGCTAAAGAGTAACTGGATTGGTATCCCAAGGGAGCCTGTCGCTATCTCAAATAATGCTAAGGGTAGCATGGGCGCACCTGAGTTTAAGGATGCTAAATTTCAAATTGCGGGCCAACCAGTGCTGCAAACGCTTAATCTTGCTAACTTTAACTAATCCACATCGTTAAATTCAAAATAGTTAGATTGCAAGTATCTAAATTAAAAGCCCCAACTTAGCTACCTAAGTTGGGGCTTTTTGATGGCTGAAAGTCAGCTTAGTTAAGTGGCACGATTTTATTTTTCACTATCAAGCCCCACACAAACACGACTAAGCCGCAGAAACCGACAAAGACGAAGGGGCCAGATTGATCCCAATTGTCATAAAGGTAACCACCCACCACGCTGGAAACCAAAATGCCAATAGCACCGCAGAGGTTAAAGATACCTATGACGGCACCGCGCTTCTCTGCAGGTGTTTGCTGCGAAATCAGTACCCCAGAGGTGATAATGGCACCAATTTCACTCAAACCAATAATCACCACAACCACCAGCATGCCACCACCGAAGGGATCTGACACGAGGTAAGTGCTGCAATAACCCACAAAGGTAATAAACAGCGCAATTAACAACGCGGTTACCCGATTGAGCTTGTCGGTTAAGATACCAAATAACGGCGCACCAAATAGCGCCACACTCTGGGCAATAGCAACAATAATGCCGGCTTTTTTCAAGGCATCGGCCGCAGTCATGCCCACTTCTTGGGTGCCATAGTTAGACAACCACAAGGTCATAAAGGCGCCAACTATGGTGAGGTTTGCACGCGATACAAAAGCGGCGCCATAGGCCAGTGCAATACCTGGCTCGCGGGCCGCTTTTATACCTTCGTAGATTAACAGGAATATCGAAGGTTTCTGTTCATGCACTACGGTTTCATGGGCCTTTAAGCCACGAATAGACAATAAACCAACGGCAACAGCAAAACCCGCGACGATCAAATAGGTTTGAGTACCGGCCTCAAAGGCCGACATGCCCTGCTGCTGAAACACTGCAGGTAAACGCAGTAACACAAACAGGGCGATGACCGCACCAATGCCGTTGCAAACACCCTGTAAACCCGCTGCCTTACCACGATTGATGTCCTTGGCATAATCGGCCAGCAGAGTCACAATCATGCAGGTAGCGGAGGCGATACCCAGACCGTAAATCACCCGATATACGATCAGCTCATTGACGCTTTTTGCATGGGGATACAGATACATGGCTACGGCCACCAGCATAAAGCCCAGTACCATAATGGCGCGTCGACCGAGTTTATCCGACCAAGCACCCCAAAAACCGACCGAGGCGATAATCGCCATCTCACCCCAAAAGTTTAATTTGCCACTCACTACGCCCTGTTCGAGCGTTGGAATATGCATAATTTCATTAAATAAAAACGGCTGGAAAGCATTAATAAAGGTGCCTAATAGAATCGTAGCGACACAGGTTAGGTAGAAGGTTGACATATGCCATCCTGTCACACCGTCGCTGACACTAATCCCTAGGTATTTCTTTTCAATCACTGAATCAGACATGCTCTTTCCCTTTCATAAGACCACTGATTATCGCGTTGATTCGGTAACGACATTTAGGCGATGTTTGTTGTAAAGCATCCAGGCCGCGGCCAACAATGCCCCCTGAGTAAAGGCATTAAGAATTTGTTCTATCCACTGAACTTCTTCATGCTGATGTCCCAAACGAGCTAACCCCGCGAGGACAAACACCCCCACCAGATTCAGCACAAACAGCAAAGCGCTGGCGCGAAGATTTAGCTGCAAACTATGTCTCACCGCATGCCAAATCAGCACGACGTTCGACACAGTTACCAACACCAAAAGTGCAATAAACCACAGGCGTTTTTCAGGGAATGTCACCGCTAAATAACCTGCAGTGCCAGCAAATATGGCGATGGTTAATAACGGCCAGACAATCGCAGAAGAGGAGATAGGATGTTGGCGATAGGTCTTACGCGCTGACCAAAGGTAAAAGGTCAACAGGGTAAAACCTGGTGCTAGAAATATAAAGAAGCTGTTATTTAACAGAGGATAATGCACATCGGTAGCGGCGATCAGGAATTTCCAGAACACCTTACATAGGCCACCTATGATAATCAGAATGGCCGACCCCATGGCGAGTGTCCTTATCGAGGGTTGGATCAAGCCAATTGCCTTAGCCAGATAAATCAACCCAGCGCTAGATAACAACACAGGGATAAAATCAAAAAGGGCCAAGCCCATGCTGTATTCAAATTCGTCTGTCATTTTTTTTCCTGCCTCGAACATTTTTGCTGACTTAGTCAAACTCATGTTATATTGTTATATCAATTAACAGTAACAGTTATCTCGCACTATGTCATCAGCGTTTAACTTCAAAAGATAATTACCAACGAACTGACGACATACATTATCAAAAGGAATGACTATGATCCGTGTTGCTGCCGCCCAATTCGCTGTGACCAATAATGTAAACGACAATTTAACAACATGTTTACGCATGATAAAAGAGGCCGCTAAATGCGCCCCCGATCTTATTGTGTTACCCGAATTTGTTAACCACAATTCGTGGTATGACAACCACGCCCATTGCTATGACGTTTCTATTGCGCTGGACGGTGACTTTGTAAATAGCATCAGAGCTGCTGCCATCGAGGCTAAAGCCTATGTGGTGTTTAACGCCACGGTTCAACGTCCGGGTAAAGGTGAGCGTCAAACCACAGGTACCAGTCTGCTAATCTCTCCTAGCGGCGAGTTATTAGCACAAAATAACAAACAGGTACTGGTAGGCCACGAAAACGATTTTCTCGATATCGCCGACACCGAGGGGCCGATTATTGACACCCCCATCGGCAGACTCGCCATGTATTCCTGTATGGATGGGGTGATCAACGAAACCCCACGCGGGTTGGCGCTTCGCGGCGCACAAATCCTATGTAACAGTCTGAATTCCTTTGCCTTAGACGAAGGTAATCTCCACATCCCCGTGAGAGCCGCCGAAAACAAAGTCTTTATCGTCGCGGCTAATAAAGTGGGCCCACTGATCCCTGAGCCACTGTTAGTACCAGTGTCAGAAGCGACCAACATTCCACTGCACTTCTTAAGTGGCGCAGGAGACAGCCAAATCGTGGCGCCCGATGGCACAGTGCTGGCGATGGCGGGTAAATCCGAAGAGGTGATTTGGGCAGATATCGATCCCGAACTTGCCGATATCAAGACCCGCCCTGACGGCACAGATATAGTTAAACAACGTCGCCCCGAGCTTTATCAAACACTTGGTGACAATCCATCGACTCAGCCATTGCCCCAGTTTAATGGCGCACTGGATTTAAACGTTGCCGCAATTAGCGTTTCAAGTACTGGCACTGAAGCCATTAACGAAGCCGTTAACGCAGTGCAGGCCAATCAGCAACATAAATTAATCTGTTTGCCCGAACTGTTCTGGCTCGCCGATGCCCAACTTTTGGGAATCAAAGACGCTGAAGCACAACTCGCGATAGGTGAAGAGGCTGTAAACC
This genomic window contains:
- a CDS encoding GntR family transcriptional regulator gives rise to the protein MTFEELLSDPRLKHALVSDVPTPLYHQVYLFLKEKIHLGEIPYGEKMPTEHQLSDVFGVSRITAKRAMDELAEEGYISRHRGKGSHVTYKHRAEQLDAPISGLLESLAIMGRETQVQSLMFRKSIPPLDIQERFGTDGQTELIQSQRIRLSEGVPFGYYGSWTRDIGDIYNEENLLKMSRMDIFRMSGIELHSCKVKQSLTATLSNVDTAMHLEIPTGKPLLVLDRSMYDKDGKLFDHMYAVYRPDQYQFEMEFSVS
- a CDS encoding DUF2141 domain-containing protein, which codes for MYAKPAKAVSLLFTCIGLACSVSAQSLNVTLSGLQSDQGKLVVRVYNSDKQWLSDKPNEIYKLHTINLKDQVKDEKLEFSLDLPDGDYALSVFQDKDEDGALKSNWIGIPREPVAISNNAKGSMGAPEFKDAKFQIAGQPVLQTLNLANFN
- a CDS encoding MFS transporter — encoded protein: MSDSVIEKKYLGISVSDGVTGWHMSTFYLTCVATILLGTFINAFQPFLFNEIMHIPTLEQGVVSGKLNFWGEMAIIASVGFWGAWSDKLGRRAIMVLGFMLVAVAMYLYPHAKSVNELIVYRVIYGLGIASATCMIVTLLADYAKDINRGKAAGLQGVCNGIGAVIALFVLLRLPAVFQQQGMSAFEAGTQTYLIVAGFAVAVGLLSIRGLKAHETVVHEQKPSIFLLIYEGIKAAREPGIALAYGAAFVSRANLTIVGAFMTLWLSNYGTQEVGMTAADALKKAGIIVAIAQSVALFGAPLFGILTDKLNRVTALLIALFITFVGYCSTYLVSDPFGGGMLVVVVIIGLSEIGAIITSGVLISQQTPAEKRGAVIGIFNLCGAIGILVSSVVGGYLYDNWDQSGPFVFVGFCGLVVFVWGLIVKNKIVPLN
- a CDS encoding nitrilase-related carbon-nitrogen hydrolase → MIRVAAAQFAVTNNVNDNLTTCLRMIKEAAKCAPDLIVLPEFVNHNSWYDNHAHCYDVSIALDGDFVNSIRAAAIEAKAYVVFNATVQRPGKGERQTTGTSLLISPSGELLAQNNKQVLVGHENDFLDIADTEGPIIDTPIGRLAMYSCMDGVINETPRGLALRGAQILCNSLNSFALDEGNLHIPVRAAENKVFIVAANKVGPLIPEPLLVPVSEATNIPLHFLSGAGDSQIVAPDGTVLAMAGKSEEVIWADIDPELADIKTRPDGTDIVKQRRPELYQTLGDNPSTQPLPQFNGALDLNVAAISVSSTGTEAINEAVNAVQANQQHKLICLPELFWLADAQLLGIKDAEAQLAIGEEAVNRLATACAPDQFVATSVIRQHGDQLAHCAVLISHRGIEFIQGQVHHCERFAWSGLCDSFGVYDSIHGKLALILEDDAIYPESFRLIAMQGCEVVLAPVRQQEAWQSQTGLLERASENRVNLVSASTQPQDNVICIMQKEFTIMTPWQERKFDGLLSAGIQVSGKVDSNITCATIHPRAAHNKVCSQNTDLIKNRPWKLMQAML